Below is a window of Camelina sativa cultivar DH55 chromosome 11, Cs, whole genome shotgun sequence DNA.
CAAAACGCTAAAATCTTCGTCCTAAAATATGCCTCTGCCTCGTTGCTTCTTGCGGCGAGCTTCTTCTTTAGCTCAATTGCCCTGAGTTATTTTATGGATGCAATTTTCCTAATCAACGCGATTGCTAAGAAGCCTGAAGGAGACTGCGACTGCGGTTTTGATATCACGGGGACAACGTCGTTTAGGGAGTATACAAGATTGGTGCTGGAGAGAGGGTTTTTAATGGCTATGGTTGGGAACAGAGTTATGTGCGTTTCTGTACCGTTGTTGCTTTGGATGTTTGGGCCGTTACCTGTGCTTGCGTCTTCATTAGGCCTTGTTTGGGTGTTGTATCAGTTTGATTTTCCGTCGAACGCTAAAATTTCTGTTTGTAAACCATAGAGATATACATTGAAAATTTGGTTGTATTGTAGTCCAGAGTGGTTTagtaaaaataaactatttgaCATTTTGGGCCTAGCTCGACAAGGAATACAATTTCGGAACCTAAAGCTCAATTAGCTCGACATCTATTGGTCTGGAAACCAACCTAGAAAAGAAGATACCGAGAGATAAGATcgaatctacaaaaaaacaaaattccacGAAGATAATAGAAACAAACTACATCGAAGAATCGACACCCCGGAAATATAAAAGGGGGAGCTCGTCGACACCCATAAGAACCTTAGGCATAAGTTTACTCtagaaaaaccctaacttgCGAATAAAACTAGTTAGATCTCTCTTGTAATCTTTTAGCGGTTCTtgatcatataaaaaaatctatttttttttaatctttctctgttttattaatCCAGTTTAAAACTTAGCTGTGTGAGTATTG
It encodes the following:
- the LOC104725152 gene encoding uncharacterized protein LOC104725152, translated to MRMKIDTDSIVVPLSLLIAVGYHVFLWSTFKHNPSRTSLGIDSSKRKAWFRDIKEGDDKTGMLAVQSLRNKKMVTILTASIAILILLSLAAVTNNAFKASHLITAADDIFFGSQNAKIFVLKYASASLLLAASFFFSSIALSYFMDAIFLINAIAKKPEGDCDCGFDITGTTSFREYTRLVLERGFLMAMVGNRVMCVSVPLLLWMFGPLPVLASSLGLVWVLYQFDFPSNAKISVCKP